The Populus trichocarpa isolate Nisqually-1 chromosome 2, P.trichocarpa_v4.1, whole genome shotgun sequence genome has a window encoding:
- the LOC18111312 gene encoding monothiol glutaredoxin-S1, translating to MDVLNVMIQEKPVVIFSKSSCCMSHSIKSLIRGFGANPTVYELDRIPNGQQIERALVQLGFGQSVPAVFIGQRLVGNERQVMSLHVQNQLVPLLIQAGAIWI from the coding sequence ATGGATGTGTTAAATGTGATGATACAAGAAAAGCCAGTGGTGATTTTCAGCAAGAGTTCTTGCTGCATGAGCCACTCCATCAAGTCGCTTATACGTGGATTTGGAGCAAATCCAACAGTTTATGAGCTCGACAGGATTCCAAATGGACAACAAATTGAAAGGGCACTAGTGCAGCTGGGGTTTGGACAGAGCGTACCTGCTGTGTTCATAGGCCAACGGCTGGTTGGTAATGAAAGGCAGGTGATGAGCCTCCACGTCCAGAACCAGCTGGTCCCATTGCTTATACAAGCCGGTGCTATTTGGATTTAG